One part of the Tindallia californiensis genome encodes these proteins:
- a CDS encoding TatD family hydrolase, producing MYFDSHVHLDDKKFNPDREQVIQAAKEAGISLMLNPGADMESSKKALDLAETYPEIYAAVGIHPHDAQNQKADDLQQLEAWSRHEKVVAIGEIGLDFHYDFSPRDIQRKCFQEQLELAKQLELPVIIHDRDAHGDVFDLIKEAGVAKTGCVMHCYSGSAEMAMEYVKRGIYISLAGPITFKNARKTREVAEQVPLEKLFIETDCPYLTPVPYRGKRNQPAMVTYVAEAIAQAKGITPEAVAHQTMENAKQFFQIK from the coding sequence ATGTATTTTGACAGTCACGTACATTTAGACGACAAAAAATTCAACCCGGATCGGGAGCAGGTAATTCAAGCAGCCAAGGAAGCCGGAATTTCCCTGATGCTTAATCCGGGAGCGGATATGGAGAGTTCAAAAAAGGCTTTGGATCTGGCCGAAACCTATCCGGAAATATATGCCGCCGTAGGCATTCATCCCCATGACGCTCAAAATCAAAAGGCAGATGATTTACAACAATTAGAAGCATGGTCTCGCCATGAAAAAGTAGTGGCGATTGGCGAAATCGGCCTTGATTTTCATTATGACTTTTCTCCAAGAGACATTCAGCGAAAGTGCTTTCAAGAACAGCTTGAACTGGCAAAACAACTGGAATTGCCGGTCATCATTCATGACCGGGATGCCCATGGAGACGTTTTTGACCTGATCAAAGAAGCTGGTGTTGCCAAAACCGGCTGCGTCATGCACTGCTATTCCGGTAGCGCCGAGATGGCGATGGAATATGTTAAAAGAGGGATCTATATTTCCTTAGCCGGTCCCATTACCTTTAAAAATGCTCGGAAAACCAGAGAAGTAGCCGAACAGGTTCCTCTCGAAAAACTGTTTATTGAGACAGATTGTCCTTATCTGACACCGGTGCCCTATCGTGGGAAACGGAATCAGCCGGCCATGGTAACTTATGTAGCCGAAGCTATTGCCCAAGCCAAGGGAATAACCCCGGAAGCCGTAGCTCATCAAACCATGGAAAACGCCAAACAGTTTTTTCAAATCAAATAA
- the metG gene encoding methionine--tRNA ligase — translation MIQEKERQQGNKGNKGTFYITTPIYYPSGKLHIGHTYTTVASDVMSRFKREMGYDVTFLTGTDEHGEKIQSTAKAQGMEPKAYVDQMVEDIKKIWESMEISYDIFIRTTDDIHKKGVQKIFQQLYDKGDIYKDEYEGWYCTPCESFWTETQLEEGHKCPDCRREAHITREEAYFFKLSKYQEPLMDYYEKHPEICLPESRKNEMLNNFLKPGLEDLCVSRTSFDWGIPVPFDEKHVIYVWLDALSNYITALGYGSEENPKAYHQYWPADVHLMAKEIVRFHTIIWPAMLMALELPLPKKVFGHGWILFGEDKMSKSKGNIVYPEPFIKRYGIDALKYFLLREFTFGQDGNFTNTLFLQRYNSDLANDLGNLVSRTVAMIEQYNEGIVPTEKQKEALDDELKTLAVSTADQVETLIDDLQFHEALESIWKIVRRSNKYIDETTPWILAKEQSQKDRLDTVLKHLAESIRIVSILIKSFMGHTAAEIQQQLGLQEISELMTWEDAKVFDKIPAGTKVKKGEALFKRLKIEQEAKELAADNDAYANKIQQASGGSKETKTAEEKIEKKEEITIDDFAKIDLRVALVKEAEKHPKADRLLVLQLQVGEETRQVVSGIAQDYQPEDLVGKTVIYLQNLKPIKLRGIKSQGMIMAAEGDGKLGLLTVDKALPDGSSVS, via the coding sequence TTGATTCAGGAAAAAGAAAGGCAACAAGGAAACAAAGGAAACAAAGGAACATTTTATATCACCACCCCGATCTACTACCCCAGTGGAAAACTTCATATAGGCCACACGTATACCACAGTGGCTTCGGATGTGATGTCCCGCTTTAAAAGAGAAATGGGTTATGACGTTACATTTTTGACTGGTACGGACGAACACGGAGAAAAAATACAGTCCACCGCAAAAGCTCAAGGAATGGAACCAAAAGCATACGTGGATCAAATGGTAGAAGACATCAAAAAAATATGGGAAAGCATGGAAATATCCTACGATATTTTTATCCGAACCACCGACGATATTCATAAAAAAGGGGTTCAGAAAATTTTTCAGCAACTGTATGATAAAGGCGATATCTATAAAGATGAGTATGAAGGTTGGTATTGTACACCTTGCGAATCTTTCTGGACAGAAACCCAGTTAGAAGAAGGGCATAAATGTCCGGACTGCCGACGGGAAGCTCATATTACCAGAGAAGAAGCCTATTTCTTCAAACTTTCTAAGTACCAGGAACCTTTAATGGACTATTATGAAAAGCATCCGGAAATATGCCTGCCGGAATCCAGAAAAAATGAGATGCTGAACAACTTTCTCAAACCCGGACTGGAAGACCTATGTGTTTCCCGTACCAGCTTTGACTGGGGAATCCCGGTTCCCTTTGATGAAAAACATGTGATCTATGTATGGCTGGACGCACTTTCCAACTATATTACCGCCCTGGGCTACGGATCAGAAGAAAATCCGAAAGCCTATCACCAATATTGGCCGGCAGACGTTCACTTAATGGCAAAAGAAATTGTGCGTTTTCATACCATTATCTGGCCAGCCATGTTAATGGCACTGGAGCTGCCCTTGCCGAAAAAAGTTTTTGGTCATGGATGGATTCTTTTCGGAGAAGATAAAATGTCTAAATCCAAAGGTAATATTGTCTATCCAGAACCCTTTATTAAACGATACGGAATTGATGCCTTAAAATACTTCCTGCTGCGGGAATTCACCTTTGGTCAGGATGGGAATTTTACCAACACCTTATTCCTACAACGGTATAATTCGGATTTAGCCAACGATCTGGGTAATTTAGTCAGCCGGACGGTAGCCATGATCGAACAGTATAATGAAGGCATCGTACCGACAGAAAAACAAAAAGAAGCCCTGGATGATGAATTGAAAACATTGGCGGTTTCCACGGCTGATCAGGTAGAAACATTGATTGATGACCTTCAGTTCCATGAAGCTCTGGAAAGCATCTGGAAAATTGTTCGCCGATCCAATAAATATATCGACGAAACCACCCCTTGGATTTTAGCCAAAGAGCAAAGCCAGAAAGATCGGTTAGATACAGTGTTGAAACATCTGGCCGAAAGCATCCGCATTGTCAGTATCCTTATTAAATCCTTTATGGGACATACAGCGGCAGAAATTCAACAACAATTAGGACTACAGGAGATCAGTGAGTTGATGACCTGGGAAGATGCAAAAGTCTTTGATAAAATTCCTGCCGGTACAAAAGTGAAAAAGGGAGAAGCGCTCTTCAAGCGACTAAAGATTGAACAGGAAGCAAAAGAACTGGCGGCGGATAACGACGCTTATGCCAACAAAATTCAACAAGCCTCCGGTGGATCAAAAGAAACCAAAACGGCGGAAGAAAAGATAGAAAAAAAAGAAGAAATTACCATTGACGATTTTGCTAAAATTGATCTGAGAGTAGCCCTTGTCAAAGAGGCAGAAAAGCATCCAAAAGCAGATCGTTTGCTGGTGCTTCAGCTTCAGGTAGGCGAAGAAACCCGACAGGTAGTTTCAGGAATTGCTCAGGATTACCAGCCGGAAGATTTGGTGGGAAAAACCGTTATTTACCTACAAAACTTAAAACCAATTAAACTGCGGGGCATTAAATCCCAGGGAATGATTATGGCAGCAGAAGGAGACGGAAAACTGGGCCTTCTCACCGTGGATAAAGCCCTGCCGGATGGCAGTTCTGTAAGCTAG
- a CDS encoding nicotinate phosphoribosyltransferase, with protein sequence MSNLSLLTDFYQLSMMQGYWDNGLGEDEVVFDVFFRKNPCNNGFTLIAGVESVIDYIENLAFDEADLDYLKSVGFQDGFLDKLRHFRFTGTIDGVPEGTVMFPQEPVMRVRANCFEAQLIESTILNLINYQSLIATKAARICEAAQGDAVFEFGLRRAQGPDAAILGSRAAYIGGCVATSNVLAGQQFGIPVVGTHAHSWIQKFDSELEAFRAYAKTYPDKCLLLVDTYNTLKSGVPNAITVFQELRQQGYEPKGIRIDSGDLSYLTKVAREQLDAAGFPNAAIIASSDLDEDKIHSLKMQGARIDSWGVGTNLITSSNCPALGGVYKLVAAEQKGVLEPKIKISDNPQKITNPGYKKVTRIYDESGLFALADLIMLEDEQIDETEPLTIFHPIYTWKTKTFRRYSLKELMIPYFHQGKAVYQKQSVRNVRSHAQLELDSLWPEYKRLQFPQIYKVDLSKKLWKLKQEMMHQHQHQEP encoded by the coding sequence ATGAGCAATCTGTCGCTATTGACAGACTTTTACCAGCTAAGCATGATGCAGGGATATTGGGATAATGGATTAGGAGAAGATGAGGTAGTTTTCGATGTGTTTTTCCGCAAAAACCCTTGTAACAACGGCTTTACCCTGATTGCCGGCGTGGAGTCGGTCATTGATTACATAGAAAATCTGGCTTTTGATGAAGCCGATTTGGATTATCTGAAAAGCGTCGGCTTTCAGGATGGATTTTTAGACAAGTTACGGCATTTTCGTTTTACCGGTACGATCGATGGTGTTCCGGAAGGTACGGTGATGTTTCCTCAGGAACCGGTGATGCGGGTGAGAGCTAATTGTTTTGAAGCCCAGCTGATTGAATCAACCATTCTAAACCTAATTAATTATCAGTCTTTGATTGCCACCAAAGCCGCCCGTATTTGTGAGGCGGCTCAGGGGGATGCGGTGTTTGAGTTTGGCCTTCGCCGAGCTCAAGGGCCGGATGCGGCGATTTTAGGTTCCAGAGCCGCCTATATCGGCGGATGTGTGGCCACTTCCAATGTGTTAGCCGGCCAGCAGTTTGGTATTCCGGTGGTGGGAACCCATGCTCATAGCTGGATTCAGAAGTTTGATTCGGAGTTGGAAGCTTTCCGGGCCTATGCCAAAACCTATCCGGACAAATGCCTGTTGCTAGTAGATACGTATAACACCTTAAAAAGCGGTGTTCCCAACGCCATTACGGTTTTTCAGGAACTCCGGCAACAAGGTTATGAACCGAAAGGAATCCGGATCGATTCGGGAGACCTGTCCTATCTGACCAAAGTTGCCCGGGAGCAACTGGATGCGGCTGGATTTCCCAATGCGGCGATTATTGCTTCCTCTGATTTGGATGAGGATAAAATTCATTCCCTTAAAATGCAAGGTGCCCGAATTGATAGTTGGGGAGTTGGCACCAATTTAATTACCTCCAGTAACTGTCCGGCCTTGGGTGGTGTTTATAAACTGGTGGCAGCGGAACAAAAGGGGGTCCTGGAACCTAAAATTAAAATCTCGGACAATCCCCAGAAAATCACGAATCCCGGCTATAAAAAAGTAACCCGTATTTATGACGAAAGCGGGCTTTTTGCTTTAGCCGACCTGATTATGTTGGAAGATGAGCAGATTGATGAAACCGAACCCCTTACCATCTTTCACCCTATTTATACCTGGAAAACCAAAACCTTCCGTCGTTATTCCTTAAAAGAACTGATGATTCCTTACTTTCATCAGGGAAAAGCGGTTTACCAGAAGCAATCTGTCCGGAATGTGCGAAGTCATGCTCAATTGGAGCTGGACAGCCTGTGGCCGGAATACAAACGGCTGCAGTTTCCTCAGATCTATAAAGTGGATCTCTCCAAAAAACTTTGGAAGCTGAAACAGGAAATGATGCATCAGCATCAACATCAGGAACCTTAA
- the rsmI gene encoding 16S rRNA (cytidine(1402)-2'-O)-methyltransferase translates to MTTTESYRFQVQPGTLYLCPTPLGNLGDMTLRSLEVLKQADLIYAEDTRRSLKLLTHFDIRKPLFSYHDHNRREKEGVILEELRKGNTIALVTDAGMPGISDPGTDMVQACLRESLPFEVLPGPSAMLIALVASGLSTERFAFEGFLPRDKKQRRQALNKAADDSHTLIYYEAPHRIKATLKAMLEAWGNRKASLGRELTKKHEEWRRKTLEELLRDFEASETPPKGEMVLVVEGADEAVLAEAARDAWKDISPQAHVALLMEAGKDKKTAIKEVAVVRGIPKRDVYQLLHQD, encoded by the coding sequence TTGACAACCACTGAATCCTACCGGTTCCAGGTACAGCCAGGAACCCTATACCTTTGCCCCACCCCTTTGGGAAATTTGGGGGATATGACCCTTCGTTCTCTGGAAGTGTTGAAGCAGGCTGATCTGATTTATGCCGAAGACACTCGCCGAAGCTTAAAGCTGCTGACCCATTTTGACATCCGAAAACCTCTTTTCAGCTATCACGACCATAATCGGAGGGAAAAAGAAGGAGTCATCCTGGAAGAACTGAGAAAAGGAAACACCATCGCTCTGGTTACCGATGCGGGAATGCCCGGCATCTCTGATCCGGGGACCGATATGGTGCAAGCTTGTCTACGGGAATCTTTGCCCTTTGAAGTGCTTCCCGGACCTTCTGCTATGCTGATAGCCTTAGTAGCTTCCGGCCTTTCAACAGAACGTTTTGCCTTTGAAGGGTTTCTTCCCCGGGATAAAAAGCAGCGGCGACAAGCCTTGAACAAGGCAGCGGACGACTCTCATACCCTTATTTACTACGAAGCACCTCACCGGATCAAAGCAACGCTTAAAGCCATGCTGGAGGCTTGGGGTAACCGGAAAGCCTCCCTTGGCCGGGAACTAACCAAAAAACATGAAGAATGGCGCCGAAAAACCCTAGAAGAGTTGCTAAGGGACTTTGAGGCCTCCGAAACTCCTCCCAAAGGAGAAATGGTGTTGGTGGTAGAAGGAGCTGATGAGGCGGTGCTGGCTGAAGCGGCTCGCGACGCCTGGAAGGATATCAGTCCCCAAGCCCATGTTGCCCTTCTGATGGAAGCTGGAAAAGATAAAAAAACCGCCATCAAAGAGGTGGCGGTGGTAAGAGGCATTCCCAAACGGGATGTTTACCAGCTCCTTCATCAGGACTGA
- a CDS encoding tRNA1(Val) (adenine(37)-N6)-methyltransferase, with translation MKEQWLKPGERLDDLQCQGFHLIQDPKSFCFGMDAVLISHFAEIRIGDQVMDLGTGNGVIPILLAGKKRKGQFTAIEIQEEASERARRNVQMNGLEDRIKVLKEDIKSIAPLFPPSSFDVVVSNPPYLAADGLKNPRQDKAIARHEVMMTLWDLMVQTAYLLKPGGRFYLVHRPDRLVDMMTLSRQNRLEAKWMQMVHPRQDKKPNLVLVQFVKNARPELKLKKPLFVYDKEGNYTPELLECYQS, from the coding sequence ATGAAAGAACAATGGCTGAAACCGGGAGAGCGGCTGGATGATTTACAGTGCCAGGGGTTTCACCTGATTCAAGATCCAAAATCCTTCTGCTTTGGAATGGATGCGGTTTTGATTAGTCATTTTGCAGAAATCCGGATCGGGGATCAAGTAATGGACTTAGGTACCGGTAATGGGGTGATCCCCATCCTGCTGGCCGGAAAAAAAAGAAAAGGTCAGTTTACAGCCATTGAAATACAGGAAGAAGCCAGTGAACGAGCCCGGCGCAATGTTCAGATGAATGGGTTGGAGGATCGGATTAAGGTCTTAAAGGAAGATATTAAAAGCATCGCTCCTCTTTTTCCACCTTCCAGTTTTGATGTGGTGGTGAGCAATCCACCTTATCTGGCCGCCGATGGGTTGAAGAATCCCCGGCAGGATAAAGCCATTGCCCGCCATGAGGTGATGATGACCCTATGGGACCTGATGGTACAAACCGCCTATTTACTGAAACCGGGCGGCCGCTTCTATCTGGTTCATCGTCCGGATCGGTTGGTGGACATGATGACCCTGTCCCGGCAAAACCGACTGGAAGCCAAATGGATGCAGATGGTTCATCCTCGTCAGGATAAAAAGCCAAACCTGGTATTGGTACAGTTTGTGAAAAATGCCCGACCGGAACTAAAGCTTAAAAAACCCCTCTTTGTGTACGACAAAGAAGGGAATTATACGCCAGAACTATTGGAATGTTATCAGTCCTGA
- a CDS encoding PSP1 domain-containing protein, with translation MSDNKHRVIGVRFKKAGKIYYFDPQDLEVAKGNQVIVETARGTELGDVVVGIKEVTDKEIVAPLKKVIRLVTEEDLQMHKENKEKEKEAFQVATEKIANHQLEMKLVDVEFTFDKNKIIFYFTADGRIDFRELVKDLASVFKTRIELRQIGVRDEAKLLGGIGPCGKSLCCATWLGDFDPVTIKMAKEQNLSLNPTKISGICGRLFCCLRYEHEHYNDMIRRMPAVGSKVKTELGVGEVTESVILCGKLKVKIKNPVDDVEEIKCFSVDEVTLVSKKKLKDQLDEKPLEKEVKELEDKK, from the coding sequence ATGAGTGACAATAAACATCGTGTGATTGGTGTCCGGTTTAAGAAAGCCGGTAAAATTTACTATTTTGATCCCCAGGATCTGGAGGTAGCAAAAGGAAATCAGGTGATTGTGGAAACCGCCCGTGGTACCGAGCTGGGAGACGTGGTGGTGGGTATTAAAGAAGTAACGGACAAAGAGATTGTAGCACCACTGAAAAAAGTGATCCGGTTGGTGACGGAAGAAGATCTTCAGATGCATAAGGAAAACAAAGAAAAAGAGAAAGAAGCCTTTCAGGTGGCAACGGAGAAAATCGCAAACCATCAATTAGAGATGAAACTAGTGGATGTAGAATTCACGTTTGATAAAAATAAAATTATATTTTACTTTACGGCAGACGGACGGATCGATTTCCGGGAGTTAGTGAAAGACTTGGCATCGGTGTTTAAGACTCGGATTGAACTGCGTCAAATTGGTGTTCGGGATGAAGCCAAACTATTAGGTGGCATCGGGCCTTGCGGTAAATCCTTATGCTGCGCTACCTGGCTGGGCGATTTTGATCCAGTTACCATAAAAATGGCGAAAGAACAAAATCTGTCCCTAAACCCTACCAAAATCTCCGGCATCTGCGGCAGGCTGTTTTGCTGCCTACGCTATGAACATGAACATTATAACGACATGATTCGCCGAATGCCAGCCGTGGGAAGTAAAGTCAAAACAGAGCTGGGCGTAGGGGAAGTAACGGAAAGCGTTATCCTGTGCGGGAAACTAAAGGTAAAAATTAAAAACCCAGTAGATGATGTGGAAGAGATAAAATGTTTTTCCGTCGATGAAGTAACGCTGGTAAGCAAAAAGAAACTGAAAGATCAGCTGGATGAAAAACCTTTGGAAAAAGAAGTGAAAGAGCTGGAGGATAAGAAATGA
- a CDS encoding TetR/AcrR family transcriptional regulator, translating to MPKPAFSRLSGKKQDAFFDLALEAFAYQPYTQASLSALLKKAGMAKGTFYQYFTGKLDLYDYLVNNVFTLKQFYLKSHMPANPDDFFHVFEALLRLETGFRLQHPSFHSLLLFATDQRLSPLPPQQIEEIKNHHQKTLHPLMVRHQLKGSIATDADASLVIFFCQVMMDEFYRYVLLQTQKKKEASSEASESMTSQEIANASRRFMKLFRRGISGQHLR from the coding sequence ATGCCAAAACCCGCTTTTTCTCGATTATCCGGAAAAAAACAGGATGCTTTTTTTGATCTGGCTTTAGAAGCCTTTGCCTACCAACCCTATACCCAAGCTTCTCTTTCAGCCCTGCTAAAAAAAGCTGGCATGGCTAAAGGCACCTTTTATCAATACTTTACGGGAAAGCTTGATCTTTACGACTATTTAGTCAATAATGTCTTTACCTTAAAGCAATTTTACCTTAAAAGTCACATGCCTGCAAACCCGGATGATTTTTTTCATGTTTTCGAAGCTTTATTACGATTGGAAACCGGTTTTCGACTTCAACACCCTTCTTTTCATTCTTTGCTGCTTTTTGCTACGGATCAGCGATTAAGCCCGCTTCCGCCCCAACAGATAGAGGAAATAAAAAACCATCATCAAAAGACATTGCATCCATTAATGGTTCGTCATCAATTAAAGGGTAGCATTGCAACGGATGCGGATGCATCTTTGGTTATTTTCTTTTGCCAGGTAATGATGGATGAATTTTATCGTTATGTCCTTCTTCAAACACAAAAGAAAAAAGAAGCTTCCTCCGAAGCTTCCGAATCCATGACATCCCAGGAAATTGCCAATGCTTCCCGACGTTTTATGAAGTTATTTCGCCGTGGTATCAGTGGCCAGCATCTTCGATAG
- the holB gene encoding DNA polymerase III subunit delta', with protein sequence MSISLTQTIGQEPIKQVLSRALENGKLSHGYLFEGPAGLGKRKMAKELAAVLLCRQEKKPCGECNDCRQVAAETHAEFRWIRSEEEGKEPVVTVEMIRNLVKDIYLKPYESDHKVYVLPEADTMTLQAQNALLKTLEEPPEHSLLILVTPAPERLLPTIRSRCQRLVFRPVERQVLEHYLVKEKQMAPEKAAPLAAFANGIPERAVEMLENETYQEEYKAFVQLTDSILEKSYGLAIEKGSFMQQEKSQALWALDFWQEWLRDLQILLIGGSEDLLVHQHQKHRLQKQVAGYTRASLQTAQLLMETSREDIRLHGNLAFIVETLLINMVRLVKEPSYSHELSKMLATDTTAK encoded by the coding sequence GTGAGCATATCTTTAACACAAACCATTGGTCAGGAGCCGATCAAACAAGTGCTGAGCCGGGCATTGGAAAACGGAAAATTATCCCATGGATATTTGTTTGAAGGACCAGCCGGTCTGGGAAAACGGAAAATGGCAAAAGAGCTGGCGGCAGTCCTATTGTGTCGTCAGGAAAAAAAGCCCTGCGGAGAATGTAACGACTGTCGTCAAGTAGCCGCCGAAACCCATGCCGAGTTCCGATGGATTCGCTCAGAGGAAGAAGGAAAAGAGCCGGTAGTCACTGTGGAAATGATCCGAAACCTGGTAAAGGATATTTACCTAAAACCCTATGAAAGCGATCATAAGGTATATGTGTTGCCGGAAGCGGATACGATGACCTTACAGGCGCAAAATGCATTGTTAAAAACCCTGGAAGAACCACCGGAGCATTCATTGCTTATTTTAGTAACACCGGCACCGGAACGATTACTGCCCACCATTCGCTCCAGATGCCAGCGCCTGGTATTTCGACCTGTGGAACGGCAGGTATTAGAGCATTATTTGGTGAAAGAAAAACAAATGGCTCCGGAGAAAGCGGCTCCTCTGGCGGCTTTTGCCAATGGAATTCCGGAAAGAGCCGTAGAAATGCTGGAGAACGAAACGTATCAGGAAGAGTACAAAGCCTTTGTTCAGCTAACGGATAGTATCCTTGAGAAAAGCTATGGCCTGGCAATTGAGAAAGGCAGTTTTATGCAACAAGAAAAAAGCCAAGCCTTATGGGCCTTAGACTTTTGGCAGGAATGGTTAAGAGACTTACAAATCTTACTGATAGGAGGATCCGAGGATTTATTGGTGCATCAGCATCAGAAACATCGGCTCCAAAAACAGGTCGCCGGCTATACCAGGGCATCCCTTCAGACCGCTCAGCTATTGATGGAAACTAGCCGGGAAGATATCAGGCTCCATGGAAATCTGGCCTTCATCGTGGAAACCTTGCTGATTAATATGGTAAGGTTGGTGAAAGAACCAAGCTATAGCCATGAACTATCGAAGATGCTGGCCACTGATACCACGGCGAAATAA
- a CDS encoding cyclic-di-AMP receptor produces MKLVIAIVHDEDAKRLLEELTEHQFRVTKLSTTGGFLKAGNTTMLVGVENEEVEKVKELINENCKSRKELLTAPAPVSGTTGVFIPHPVEVTVGGATVFVVDVDEYHKY; encoded by the coding sequence ATGAAACTAGTTATTGCTATTGTTCATGACGAAGATGCCAAACGATTATTAGAAGAATTAACAGAACATCAATTTCGTGTCACCAAACTTTCCACCACAGGAGGGTTCTTAAAAGCAGGAAACACCACTATGTTAGTGGGAGTTGAAAACGAGGAAGTGGAGAAAGTAAAAGAGCTGATCAATGAAAACTGCAAATCTCGCAAAGAATTATTGACAGCCCCGGCTCCAGTTTCTGGAACCACTGGTGTGTTTATTCCTCATCCTGTAGAAGTTACGGTCGGCGGCGCTACGGTTTTTGTTGTTGATGTGGATGAATACCATAAATATTGA
- the tmk gene encoding dTMP kinase → MAENQKETMGEKKGLFITLEGMDGAGKTTQMQQLKQYLEKQGYRVCLTREPGGTPISEKIRNLILDPQHGEMHPWTEALLYAAARAQHVSQVIQPALQREEIVLCDRFLDSSLAYQGVGRGLGMEEVLKINEPALMGRWPDMTFWFNLTPEESFRRKKGRDPKDRLEQQAHDFYEKIYQSYRQLAEENPQRIITIDGNKSIPWIQKMMRCTIDHYIKVVYK, encoded by the coding sequence GTGGCAGAAAACCAGAAAGAAACAATGGGAGAAAAAAAAGGGTTGTTTATCACCTTGGAAGGGATGGATGGTGCCGGAAAAACTACCCAGATGCAGCAACTAAAACAGTATCTGGAAAAACAGGGATATAGGGTATGCCTTACCCGGGAACCAGGAGGCACCCCTATTTCAGAAAAAATACGCAACCTTATTCTTGATCCGCAACATGGAGAAATGCACCCGTGGACAGAAGCCCTGCTCTATGCCGCCGCTCGGGCTCAGCATGTCAGTCAGGTAATCCAACCGGCCCTTCAGCGAGAAGAAATCGTATTATGTGACCGCTTCCTAGATTCAAGCTTGGCCTATCAAGGCGTTGGCAGGGGGCTGGGAATGGAGGAAGTTCTGAAAATAAACGAACCGGCTCTAATGGGGCGATGGCCGGATATGACCTTTTGGTTTAATTTAACGCCAGAAGAAAGCTTTCGCCGCAAAAAGGGAAGAGATCCGAAAGATCGCCTGGAACAACAGGCCCATGATTTTTACGAAAAGATTTATCAGAGCTATCGGCAACTGGCGGAAGAAAATCCCCAACGAATCATTACCATTGATGGAAATAAAAGCATTCCATGGATTCAAAAAATGATGCGCTGCACCATTGATCACTATATAAAGGTGGTTTATAAGTGA